From Paenibacillus sp. PL2-23:
TTCCGCTAGTCCCGGTCAGGCATGATAAGGTGTAAGCGAAATATCTCCATCCATAAGCTTGAAGGAGACGCGCTGCGCGCTGTCTTTGACGAATTTGGTGTACCGGCCGATTACGACCTTGGTTCCGCTGTACACCGTCCCGCTGACGTTCACCTTGGAGCGGTCTGTATCCTCCAGTGTACGTTCGATTTCCAGCATTCTCGACTTGGATTGCTCAATCAACGCAATCGTCTGACGCTTGGTTGCGTTCAGCTTGGCGCGCATTTCCAGACGCTCAGCCGACAGCTGCCCAGCGGCAGCCAGCTGATCCAGCAGCACAAGCGCCTTCTCCGTCTTTTCGTTGCTTTCGTACGATTGCTTAATCGTTGAACGAAGCTGCAGCAGCTCCTCCCTCAGCTGAGGGTTGACGCCGACCTCCACCACCGTTGCTGTAGACATAACATTGCCAAGCGTGCGAACACTCACCTGCTCGCCAGCTTGAACAATACCTCCTACGATCAGTCCTTTAGCGCCGGAGCAGATTACATTTTTCCCCGCCTTAACGGTGGAATGCATGATGCTCTGCGATACGATGATGTCTTCGCCCGCTACAACGTTCCCATCCTGGATAAAGGAGCTTTTGATGTTGCGTCCCGCCCTGACATGCCCTTTATTGCCGGCCATAATGCCGCTTGTAATTTCAATAGAACCCTCCGATTCCAGCTCGGCGCCTTCAACGCCGCCTACAACACGAATATCGCCGGAGGCTTTGACACGGAAACCGTTCAACACATTCCCGCGAATGACAACGGTTCCCACAAAGTCAATATTGCCTACACTGTAATCGACATCCCCGTTCACCTCATAGACGGGAAATACGTTTATTTTACCTTTTTCCGTCTGCGTCACTAATCCGTCTATCGCGGCGTACATGGCCGATTCATTGACCACGACGTTTTTTCCAATTTTGAACCGCGCCCGCTTCCCGAGCTTCGGCGCGAGTTCTTCTCCTGTAACCGTCATGCCGGCAGGGCCGGAGAGCGGCTCGATGAGCTCTGCAATCAGCTGCCCGCGCAATACATTGTTGAGCTTGGTTACCTGCTTCAAATCCACCTTGCCGCCCTCATCCTCGGACGGCTGATGGTCCTCATTCCCCATGCTGAACGCAAAGCGCACATAACCGTCCTTGCCGGCTGGCGGATTATCGCCTTGAGCGATGACGGTCTGCTCTTTGCTGAAAGAGATGGGATCCTTGCATATTTGCTCTATAACCTGGGTGCGGAGTCCGTGTACAACTCCCTTGCTTCGTATATATTGTTCCATATCAAACGCACTGCATGAGAATTCATCCGTTATTCGAGTGAATGTCAAAAAGGCAGATAGCTTGTCAGCAGAAGCCTGAATGCGCAGGTAAGTGTCAAGCTGTGAAAAGTCCACCTTGCTCCCTCCTCTCTAATGCTGCATCAGTTGATCCCTCTGATTCGCAAGTGCCGCCCGCAAACGCAGGATAGCTTTGGAGTGTAGCTGGGAAATACGGGAGGGCGACAATGACATGACTTCCGCGATCTCGCTTAGTGAAAGCTCTTCATAATAAAACAGGGAGATTACGGTCCGCTCCTTCTCCGTCAGCCGGTCAATGCCCGCTGCCAGCGTATCCTTCAAATAAAATTCATGAACCTTGAAGTCTGGATTTTTGGCTTTATCGTCTATTAATAGCGACATCCGAGTTTCGCTTTCTTCTTCGCGTATAGGATCCTCGAGAGAGCAGATGGTCGCTACGGATATATCATGCAGCATAGCCACAAATTCCTTCTCCGACACCTGCAGATAGTCGCTCACTTCAGCGTCCGTCACGGAACGCATCATTTTTTGCTCCAAATGCTGATAGGCGTCCTCGACCCGCTTCGCTTTCTCCCTTACGGAGCGCGGCACCCAATCGCCTTGGCGAAGTCCATCGATAATAGCGCCGCGAATACGCCAGGACGCGTAGGTCTCGAACTGCAAGCCGCGCATGTAATCGAACTTTTCGATAGCATCGATCAGCCCCATCACGCCGTGGCTTGCCAGGTCGTCTTTGATGACGTTTTTGGGCAAGCCAATCGCCATCCTGTTCGTTACGTAATCAACAAGAGGCAGATAGTTTTCGATTAGCTGCTTTTTGGCTTCAAGATCGCCGCGCTCTCTCCATGCTTGCCACATCTGGATGTTTGTCAAATGAGGCGTTTTTAGCTCTGTCATCGACTCACTCTCCTGTCAGGTGACGTATGGCTTTCACCAATTCTTCTGGTTGTTTGTTCGTGTTGGATACGAATTGAGGCGGGGCCAAAGGTCGAAACTCAGCTTGCTTCTGCGCATCCGCAGGAGCGGGCGGTTCAGCCGACCCTCCTCCTTGCAGCTGTGCTTTTAACAAATCGTTAATGTCGTCAACTTCGTCCGGTGTCGTCACATCGAGCTGCTGCCCTTTCACTTGCTCATCAGCCCCTTCCTCCCCGTTCGCCGACAAGGCCGGAGGCTGCAAGATCATCCCCCATACAAGCCTTGCGACGTAACCAAGCAGGAAAAAAGCCGCAAATGCGTACAATCCTCTGAGCAAAACAACGGTCAACGGATTGTTGCCGAATGAGAATATCGCAGTCAGCGCTATTCCCAATATGCCAAAAGCTACATTCCATCGCCATGTTCCCAGCATCTTAAATCTCCTTTACCCCAAACTGCACGCTTCTAATGAATAGAATACCCTTGACGCTGTCAAACTCAACCGTTCTCCCATAGTTCCCGCCCGTGTCCTGCCCCCTGATCGGAATGCGGAATCGCTCCAGCATCTCGATGCAGCTATCCACATTGCGCGGCCCTATGCGAAGCGTATCAGAGCCGCCCATAGCGAACATCTGTGCGCCGCCGGCCATCTTGGCCTCCATGCGCTCGATTCGAGCTCCCACCGCCAGCATGCGATCTAGGAGCTCTGGTATAGCCGTATCCGCATATTTGGCAACATTAATTTGCGATTCGCGGGCAATACTGGAGGAGGGCAGCATGACATGCGCCATGCCTGCAACCTTGCACTTGGGATCGAATAATGTAAGCCCTACGCATGAGCCCAGACCGGTTGTTTTGAGGACGGCACCTTCAACGGCAATGTTGAGATCCGCCATACCCACCTTCACTAACGGCTGCCCTATCATCCCAAATCGACTCCCAGTGCCTTGAAAATTTTGTTGAAAGAATCCGGATCAGGGATCAGGAAGAAATGGCCTTCCAGCGCTTGTCTGTCTTCAATAAATGTCGTTTCGATCAATAGGGCGGAATCGCCCATTTCACCGAATTGCATAAGACCGTAGCTTAGTATGGCGCCGGCCATATCAAGCGCGATAGACGGTACGGATGGCGCCATCGGAAGCTTAGTGAAATCAGCCAAGGAGGATAGATAAGAGCCAGCTAGTATATTGCCAATTTCGCATAAGGCGGAAAGCTCCATCTCCGAATAGCCTTCACTCTCCACATGATTGATGGACATCATCTGGTTCAGCATCCGTTTGGCTGCGGGCTCTTCAATAATAAAGAACATATTGCCGGGAGCCTCGCCTTCAACGCGGAGAAATACGGCCAAAACGATCTGCTCCGCGCCGCCCACCCGTTCCGCCACCTCTTCAAAGGGAAGAAGGCTGACCTTCGGAACAGCCATATCAACGGGCTTGTCCAGCAGCTTCGACAGGGCGGTCGCCGCATTGCCTGCGCCGATATTGCCTACTTCCTTCAGCACATCCAGCTCAAACGCTTTAAACGAATCAAATCCGCTCACGGCTTATACCTCAAGCTGCTCGATCTGAACAATTTCGTTGCGGTTCAACACTTCCGACAGGTTCAGCATAATAAGCAGGCGCCCTTCCCCCAGCTTGGCAATGCCGCGCAAGTATTTGGCCTTGATGCCGCCTACGATTTCTGGCGGAGTGTCGATGTTGTCGGTATCAATATCAATAACATCGTTAGCCGCATCCACAATAAATCCGACTTCAATTTCGCCGACGGCTACAACGATAATGCGCGAATGCTCCGTAGGCGAGGTCTCCTCGAGACCGAAGCGGCCTCTAAGATCGAGGACCGGGACAACAACGCCGCGAAGATTAATGACGCCTTTAATGAAGGCTGCTGTCTTCGGTACTCTTGTAATTGGGGACAATCGCTCGATGGTGCGCACTCGTTCCACTTCAATTCCGTACTCTTCGTTGCCTAGCCCGAATACGATTACCTTCAATTCTTCTCCCATCGTACATAACCTCCCTTATTTAATTAAAGCGTTCGGGTCAATAATGAGCGCCACCTGGCCATCGCCGAGAATGGTCGCGCCAGAAATCGCGTGAACATTGGTCAAATATTTGCCCAGTGTTTTGAGTACAATCTCGCTTTGGCCAATAAATTCATCGACGATTACCGCCGCCCACTTATCGCCTTTGCGAATGACGATCATTTCATTTTCTTCTTCAGCCGTCTCATCAAAGTCTGGAGACTCCAGCACCTGGCTGAGCGATACGACTGGTATGATGGAATTACGGAATTTAATCATCCGGTTGCCGTGAACATTAAGCATGCTGCTGCGCTTCACGATGCCGGTCTCCACAATGGAAGTAAGCGGGATCGCATATTTCTCGGAGCCCAGCTTAATAAGCATCGCCGATATAATCGACAGCGTGAGCGGCAGCTGGACCGAAAACTTGGTGCCTTTGCCGAATTCGGAATGTACCGTCACATTGCCGCCCAAGGAAGTAATTTTGGTTTTAACAACATCAAGTCCAACGCCGCGGCCTGATATATCCGATATTTTGTCTGCCGTGCTGAAGCCTGGGGCGAAGATCAGCATATTAATTTCATCGGCATTTAGCTTCAAGCTCTCTTCTTCAGTAATAACCCCGTTTTTGATCGCGGTTTTGAGCACCTTCTCCTGATTGATGCCAGCGCCGTCCTCTTCCACCTCGATGAAGACATGATTGCCGCTATGATAAGCGCTCAGACGAATCGTACCCATCTCCGGCTTCCCTGACTCCAGACGCTTTGTCGTCGTCTCAATGCCATGGTCTACCGAATTGCGAAGCAAGTGAACGAGCGGATCGCCGATCTCATCAATGACGGTCCGGTCAAGCTCCGTATCCGCGCCAGTAATAACGAGATCAATCTTCTTGTCGAGCGACTTCGCGAGATCGCGAACCATGCGCGGGAAGCGGTTGAATACGGAGTCCACCGGCACCATCCGCAGCTTAAGCACGATATTCTGGAGATCCGAGCTGACCCGGGACATATGCTCCACGGTCTCCGTCAGGTCGTTGCGCTTCACCTCACTAGCCAGCTGCTCCAGTCGAACGCGGTCAATCAACAGCTCGCTGAACAGGTTCATTAACGTGTCCAGACGGTCGATATCGACACGAATCGTTCTGCCTACAGCAGCTTGTCCGCCGCCAGCCGCTCGCTTGGCCGGCTCTCCTGCTTCCTTCTTCGCAGCTTCAGCCGGAGTCGCCTCCTGGGCTTCAGCCGGCTTAGGAGGGGCTTCCACTGCCGCCGCGGCAGGCGCAGCAGTCAGAGAGGCCAACGATTCGGGATCAAGCGGCGTCACTTCCACCGAGGCGACCTCGGATATATTCGCGATTTGCGCCTGCAGCGAATCCGCAGTAACGGTTGAGATCGTAAACACCTTGAAAGAACGGTCGAACTTCTCCTGCTCCAGATCTTGAACGGAAGGGTCCGACTTGACAACCTCGCCCGTTCTCTCCAGGACGTCGAACACCATATATGCCCGCGCAGCCTTCAGAACACAGGTCTCATCCAGCGTCACCTGCACATAATAAGGCTCGTGGCCGCTTTCCATGGATTGCAGCAAGATGGAGGATTGGAACTGGTCCAGCAAGGCAGATGCGCCTTCAGCTTGCCCAGCGGGACTTGCCGCTGGCGCTGCCGAGGCAGCCCCGCTCTTGTAGTCGCTCTTCAGAATGGTCTGAAGCGAGGCGACAATGGCCGTAACATCTGCTTTGCCGGTGCCGCCGTCAATGATGTCCTGCACCATGGCCTCAAGCGCGTCCAAACCTTTGAACAGCGTATCGAAGATGAAGCTGTCCATCTTAAGCTTGCTGTTGCGGACGAGATCCAGCACGTTCTCCATCTCGTGCGTCAATGCCGCCAAATCCTCAAACCCCATTGTAGCGGACATGCCTTTGAGCGTATGTGCAGAACGGAAGATGGATTGTACGATGCTCAAATCTTCAGGATCGCCTTCCAGCTGCAGCAGATTTTCATTCAAGGATTGCAGATGATCATTGGATTCGTCGATAAACATGGACAAATACGCATTCATATCCATTTTCTAGCACCTCCTATTGAAAATATGTCTAATCAATTGATTACAGCGCTGACAAGCTTGGATGCAATTTGTTGAAGCGGGAGCACCTTCTGGGCAGCTCCGCATTCCACCGCGGAACGGGGCATGCCGTAGACGATGCAGGTTTCCTCCGCTTCCGCAATCGTTGTAGCGGCGCCGTTGTCCAGCAGGGCTTTGAGCCCTCGGGCGCCATCGCTGCCCATCCCCGTCATGACAACCGCATGACGCTCCAGCTCCTTGAAGGACAGCAGTGATTCGAACATGACATCTACGGAAGGGCGGTGACCGTTGCGCTGAGGCGCCTCCGTCAGTCTTATGAAGTAGCCTGCTCCGTCTTTGGCCAACTCCATATGATAGCCGCCTGGCGCGATGTAAGCGTGACCTGCTGCAACTCTCATGCCCTGCTCCGCTTCATGTACGTTCAGCTCGCTGAAGCTGTCCAACCGCTGTGCCAGCGATTTGGTGAATCTGGGCGGCATATGCTGAACGATTAGAACCGGCGCCGGGAAGCTTCCCGGCAGGGAGCAGATCACCTCGTGCAATGCCCGCGGACCGCCTGTTGAGGTTCCGATGGCGACCAAATGCTTGAAGGTTTCGGCTTGCTTTCCTTTGCTTGCCGGATTATGTGCAGTGGAAGACAACTTCAACTTCGTCGACGGAGCAGCTGCCGGAGGCTCTTCTTTAGCCCGCGGAACGATTGTTTTGCCGCCTAGGCTTTGCGGCTTTCCTCGCTCTGTTCGCTCTGTCTTGGTTGTCTTATCCGTTTTTGAAGCATAAGTATTGGATTTAGCTTGCGTAAGCGGGGATGCCGGCTTATCCGTCAGCCCTCCTCTGACCAGCTTCGAAGCCGGCTTCGGCTTGGACGGCGCTTCCCCTTGAAGCGTGTCAGCCGTTTGAGTCAGCTCGGCAGATGCGAGCTTCTGCGCAGACCCCTCGGCAAGCACGCTGCGACTGCTCCGCTTGGCGAGCACCGCCGTTTTCAGCTTCTCCAGAAGCTGTTCGCCGACATGGTTAATGTCGTCTCCAGAGGTGCCCACCGTAGGCTTGCGAATAAAGTCAAAGGCTCCGAATTGCAGCGCCTTGATTGTATCTCTTGTATTGTCCTCGCTTATTCCCGACAACATAATAATGGGAATCGGTCCTGCCTTCATGATGAGCTGCAGCGCGTCAAGCCCATTCATCTTAGGCATCTCCAAGTCCATAGTCATGACATCCGGCTTCAGCTCTGCTGCCATCATGACTGCTTCAAGACCATTGCTGGCCGTGGCGGCTATTTCGAATTGTCCGTCCTGAAGGATAAGGTCGCTTATAATTTTCCGCATGAAGGCGGAATCATCCACTACAAGAACCCGATAGGGAGCCATCGCTTCCCACCTCATTTCCAAAGGATTATCTTGAAAGTCTGAATAATTTGGTCAGGAATCCTTTGACGCCGCTGGCATCACCGTTCGACTGTGGAATGTCTAGAAACTCCTTCGCTATTCGAGTAATCGCTGCCGCGGCATCGCTGTCGGGAAACGCGATAATAAATGGCACCTGACGCTTGACCGCCTTGGATACATGCGGGTCGTCCGGCAGGATCCCCAGCGTCGGAAGCTCCGATTGGAGGAATCGATGAGCGACTAAGCTGATCTTCTGGGCTGTATCCCTTCCTTCCTTGAAATCGGATGAACGATTTACGACCAGCTTGAACGAAATGCTCATGTCCATGGCCTTCACCATTTTGATCAGGGCGTACGCATCGGTAATTGACGTTGGCTCAGGGGTTGTAACCACAATGGTCTCCTGGGCGGATGAGATGAATTTGACCGTTTCCTTAGACAATCCCGCGCCTGTGTCAAACAGGATCACATCGTATTCGCCGTGAAGCTTCTCAATTTCTCCGGCGAACCGGTTGAGCTGATCGTTGGACAGCTCCAGCAAATCCTTGAAGCCTGAGCCGCCAGCAATATAGTGGATGTCCTCCGGTCCCACCGCGATAATATCCCAAATCGTTTTTTCCTGCTTCAGCAGATGGTACAAGCTGTATTGCGAGCTTCTCCCCATTAATACATCAATATTGGCCATGCCGATATCGGCATCGAACACAAGAACCTTTTTCCCAAGACGTTTCAGAGCTATGGCGAAGTTCAAGCTGAAATTGGACTTGCCAACGCCGCCCTTGCCGCTGGTCACGGTAATAATACGTGTGTTTCTCTGGTCTGTGCGATGCTCCTGCTGTCTGACTAAATTGCGCAGCGCTTCAGCCTGATCATTCATTTTCGCCGTCTCCTAACAGCTGATCCAGATAGACCTGCACCCGGAATCGCTCAATATCATCTGGTACGGTTTGGCCGCTGGCCAAATAGATCGGTTGCAGCTGATATTTAAGGATTAAGTTAAAAATGGCACCGTACACCGTTGTTTCGTCCAGCTTCGTAAACAGCACCTTGTGTATGCCGTATTTGGTGAACCGTTCTGCGATGATCGACATATCCGACGTTTTGCCCGTTAGGCTTAACACTAAAATCGTTTCGTTAGGCTCATTCGACTGCAGAAGGCTGATGACTTCCGATACGTGCAGCTCGCTGCGGAAATTGCGTCCTGCCGTGTCCATGAAGATCAGGTCCCTTTCTGCCAATCCTTTGTAGGCTTTGGGCAGATCGGATGGAGAAAATACGACCTCCAGTGGAACGTTTAATATATTCGCGTACGTTCTCAGCTGATCGACAGCCGCTATTCTGTACGTATCGGAAGTAATAAAACCAACTTTTTTGCCTCGCTTTATCGTCTGCTCGGCGGCAAGCTTCGCAATCGTTGTTGTTTTCCCAACTCCTGTCGGTCCCACAAAATGAACGATTCGGGTCTCGCTGCTGATCTCCGCGTTGCAATAAGGCTCCAGCCACTCAGACAGAATACGTTTGGCTTGCTGCCAGACCTCTTCCTTCTGATAGGAGCGGTTTTCTAGCTTCTGCTTCTCCAGCAGATCCTCGACGATCTTGTCAATCCATGCCTCGTCAAGCTCCTGCTGGGTTAATCGTGTCTTGAGCAGCGCGATAGGCTCCGATAATTGAGTAAGGCCCTGCTGCTTGGAGAGCTTGACCATATACTCGCGCAGATCGCGAATTTCATTCACAATAAACTGGTCGATTTCTTCCCGCGGGGGCGCGCTCGGCTTCACAGCCGCTGCAGATGCTGCCGCGGCGTATGGCGCTGCTGGCGCATCCATTACTGCAGTGGCTGCACTAGCGCCTCGCTGGGCTGTCTGCAGGATTTGCTCCACCACGGCGTGAACCTCAGGCGTCGTTTTTCTAGGCGCTGGATTCTGTGCCTTGGGCGAATTGGATTCCACAGCCGCAATAACTTCCATCTTCTTCTTGCGAAACATGCCCATAAAGCCGCCAACCTTTATTTCCTTTGTGTCCAATATCACGGCATCCTTGCCTAGATCAGTGCGGATTTGCGATACAGCCTCCGGCAAGGCGTTCACCACGTAGCGCTTTACTCTCATAGATTCACCACCCCTACGCTTTGGACTTCAACGGAAGGCTCCAGCTCGCTGTAAGATAGAACTGGCACCTCCTGCATCGTCCGTTCGATTATTTGTCTCAGATACATGCGGATTGTAGGCGAAGCCAATACGATTGGCTGCTGGCCGGATTGAATTTGGCGGCTCACATGCTCATTCAGCTTCTGATATATACTTTGTGTTGATATCGGATCCAGGGCGATATAGCTGCCATGCTCTGTCTGTTGAACGGATTCCGCGATCTTCTTCTCAAGCTGCGGCCCTACCGTAATAACTCGCAGCGTATCTCCGCCAGGGGCGAATTGCTGCGTGATTTGGCGGGACAAGGCTTGTCTGACGTATTCCGTCAGAATGTCGGGGTCTTTAGTATAGTGGCCATGGTCAGCCAGCGCTTCGAAGATCGTTACCAAATCGCGAATAGACACCTTTTCCTTCAGCAGCTTGGCGAGCACCTTCTGCACATCCCCCACCGTAAGAATGGAAGGAATCAGCTCATCGATAAGCGCCGGATAGGATTCCTTGACGTTCTCCACCAGCATCTTCGCTTCTTGTCGGCCAATCAGTTCATGAGCATGACGCTTGACGACCTCTGTCAGATGAGTGGCGACAACCGACGGAGGATCGACGATCGTATAGCCGGACAGCTCGGCCCTCTCCTTCATCGTCTCATCAATCCAGAGAGCGGGTAGCCCGAACGCTGGTTCTGTTGTTTCAATACCGACAACGGAGTCGTCATCGAAGCCCGGGCTCATTGCCAAATAATGATTAAGAAGCAAATCACCTCGCGCCACGGCGTTTCCTTTGATTTTGATCACATATTCATTTGGACGAAGCTGGATGTTGTCGCGGATGCGAATGACCGGTACAACAAGTCCAAGCTCCAGCGCGCATTGACGTCGAATCATAATGATACGATCAAGCAAGTCGCCGCCCTGCTGGGTATCCGCCAGTGGGATCAGACCATACCCAAACTCGAATTCGATCGGGTCCACTTGCAGCAAGCTGATGACGCTCTCCGGACTGCGTACCTCCTCGATTTGCTGCTCCTCCACAAGCAGCTCCTCCTGCTCCTGCCGCTTGTCCATTCTCTTCTGCATCGTATATGCTCCGAATGCCAGAAGCCCGGCGAATGGCCACGTGGTCATAATGCCGATTGGAGTCAAACCAAGCACGGCAATCGTTCCCGCTGCTATATACAGCATCTTGGGGTACTTGAACAGCTGCCCCGTCACATCCTCCGACAGATTGCCATCCGATGCCGCGCGAGTAACAATTAAGCCGGCTGCCGTGGAAATTAACAGAGCAGGAATTTGTGCTACTAGACCGTCACCAATCGTCAGAATGGAGAAGGTCTCCAATGCTTCAGAAAACTCCATGCCATGCATGGCCATGCCGACAATAAAGCCGCCGATCAGGTTAATAATTAAGATGATGATGGTAGCGATGGCATCGCCTTTGACAAACTTGCTCGCACCGTCCATGGCGCCGTAGAAGTCCGCTTCCCGCTCAATCTTAGAGCGGCGATCCTTGGCCTGCTGCTCATTGATCAGACCGGAATTGAGATCGGCGTCTATACTCATCTGCTTGCCGGGCATCGCATCCAGCGTGAATCTTGCCGCAACCTCGGCTACGCGTTCTGAACCTTTGGTAATAACGATAAATTGAACGACGACTAGGATCAGGAAGACAATGAAGCCAATGACAACCTCGCCGCCGCCCACCCAGCTGCCGAACGTTGCGATGACATCGCCGGCCTCGGCGTTCTGCAGAATACTTCTCGTAGTCGATACCGATAGTGCCAGCCTGAACAGCGTTGTAATGAGGAGCAAGGAAGGAAATATAGAGAAATCAAGAGCTTCCCTTGTATTCATGGAAACCAGCAATATCATTAATGCGATGGATATATTCAGGATAAGAAGGATGTCGATTAGGAGGATCGGTATCGGAATGATCATCATGAGTACGATGCCGATAATGCCCAGAATAATGAATAAATCTTTTGGTTTCATGATGGATCCCCTCCTTCTTCTGCGCTGTGGACAGACACGCCGCTCTTACCTTCTGCGGCCTTTCAATTTGTATACATAAGCGAGTACCTCTGCAACTGCCTGGAACAAATCTGCCGGGATGACGTCTCCGATCTCGGCACATTCGTACAGCGCTCGGGCAAGCGGCTTGTTTTCCATTGTGATGACGCCATTCTCCTTGGCGATTTCCTTAATTCTGAGCGCCACATGATCCATGCCCTTGGCGAGAATGGTCGGCGCCTCCATGTTGGAAGCATCGTATTTGAGCGCGATTGCGAAGTGCGTCGGGTTCGTAATGACGACATCCGCTTTGGGAACATCCTGCATCATTCTCTGCAGCGCCATCTTGCGCTGACGCTCGCGAATCCGGCTTTTAATCAACGGATCGCCTTCCGATTTCTTGTATTCATCTTTAATGTCCTGCTTCGACATCCTTAAGCTTTTCTCGTGCTCGTATTTCTGGTATAGAAAATCAAGAAAGGCCAGCACCGCCAGCACAGCAGAAACCTGCAGCCCCAGCATGATCGTCAGGTGCGACGCAAAGGAGAAAATGGCTTCCAGTGGCTTGCTGGAAAGTGTCAGCATCTCGTCCCATTCGCGCATGATGGTCGTGTAGACCAGTATGGCGATAATCGTTACCTTCAAGATGCTTTTCAGAAATTCAACCAAGCTTCTCAT
This genomic window contains:
- a CDS encoding FapA family protein; this encodes MDFSQLDTYLRIQASADKLSAFLTFTRITDEFSCSAFDMEQYIRSKGVVHGLRTQVIEQICKDPISFSKEQTVIAQGDNPPAGKDGYVRFAFSMGNEDHQPSEDEGGKVDLKQVTKLNNVLRGQLIAELIEPLSGPAGMTVTGEELAPKLGKRARFKIGKNVVVNESAMYAAIDGLVTQTEKGKINVFPVYEVNGDVDYSVGNIDFVGTVVIRGNVLNGFRVKASGDIRVVGGVEGAELESEGSIEITSGIMAGNKGHVRAGRNIKSSFIQDGNVVAGEDIIVSQSIMHSTVKAGKNVICSGAKGLIVGGIVQAGEQVSVRTLGNVMSTATVVEVGVNPQLREELLQLRSTIKQSYESNEKTEKALVLLDQLAAAGQLSAERLEMRAKLNATKRQTIALIEQSKSRMLEIERTLEDTDRSKVNVSGTVYSGTKVVIGRYTKFVKDSAQRVSFKLMDGDISLTPYHA
- a CDS encoding chemotaxis protein CheW, whose protein sequence is MGEELKVIVFGLGNEEYGIEVERVRTIERLSPITRVPKTAAFIKGVINLRGVVVPVLDLRGRFGLEETSPTEHSRIIVVAVGEIEVGFIVDAANDVIDIDTDNIDTPPEIVGGIKAKYLRGIAKLGEGRLLIMLNLSEVLNRNEIVQIEQLEV
- a CDS encoding MinD/ParA family protein; translation: MNDQAEALRNLVRQQEHRTDQRNTRIITVTSGKGGVGKSNFSLNFAIALKRLGKKVLVFDADIGMANIDVLMGRSSQYSLYHLLKQEKTIWDIIAVGPEDIHYIAGGSGFKDLLELSNDQLNRFAGEIEKLHGEYDVILFDTGAGLSKETVKFISSAQETIVVTTPEPTSITDAYALIKMVKAMDMSISFKLVVNRSSDFKEGRDTAQKISLVAHRFLQSELPTLGILPDDPHVSKAVKRQVPFIIAFPDSDAAAAITRIAKEFLDIPQSNGDASGVKGFLTKLFRLSR
- a CDS encoding chemotaxis protein CheD — its product is MIGQPLVKVGMADLNIAVEGAVLKTTGLGSCVGLTLFDPKCKVAGMAHVMLPSSSIARESQINVAKYADTAIPELLDRMLAVGARIERMEAKMAGGAQMFAMGGSDTLRIGPRNVDSCIEMLERFRIPIRGQDTGGNYGRTVEFDSVKGILFIRSVQFGVKEI
- a CDS encoding chemotaxis protein CheA, which codes for MDMNAYLSMFIDESNDHLQSLNENLLQLEGDPEDLSIVQSIFRSAHTLKGMSATMGFEDLAALTHEMENVLDLVRNSKLKMDSFIFDTLFKGLDALEAMVQDIIDGGTGKADVTAIVASLQTILKSDYKSGAASAAPAASPAGQAEGASALLDQFQSSILLQSMESGHEPYYVQVTLDETCVLKAARAYMVFDVLERTGEVVKSDPSVQDLEQEKFDRSFKVFTISTVTADSLQAQIANISEVASVEVTPLDPESLASLTAAPAAAAVEAPPKPAEAQEATPAEAAKKEAGEPAKRAAGGGQAAVGRTIRVDIDRLDTLMNLFSELLIDRVRLEQLASEVKRNDLTETVEHMSRVSSDLQNIVLKLRMVPVDSVFNRFPRMVRDLAKSLDKKIDLVITGADTELDRTVIDEIGDPLVHLLRNSVDHGIETTTKRLESGKPEMGTIRLSAYHSGNHVFIEVEEDGAGINQEKVLKTAIKNGVITEEESLKLNADEINMLIFAPGFSTADKISDISGRGVGLDVVKTKITSLGGNVTVHSEFGKGTKFSVQLPLTLSIISAMLIKLGSEKYAIPLTSIVETGIVKRSSMLNVHGNRMIKFRNSIIPVVSLSQVLESPDFDETAEEENEMIVIRKGDKWAAVIVDEFIGQSEIVLKTLGKYLTNVHAISGATILGDGQVALIIDPNALIK
- a CDS encoding FliA/WhiG family RNA polymerase sigma factor yields the protein MTELKTPHLTNIQMWQAWRERGDLEAKKQLIENYLPLVDYVTNRMAIGLPKNVIKDDLASHGVMGLIDAIEKFDYMRGLQFETYASWRIRGAIIDGLRQGDWVPRSVREKAKRVEDAYQHLEQKMMRSVTDAEVSDYLQVSEKEFVAMLHDISVATICSLEDPIREEESETRMSLLIDDKAKNPDFKVHEFYLKDTLAAGIDRLTEKERTVISLFYYEELSLSEIAEVMSLSPSRISQLHSKAILRLRAALANQRDQLMQH
- a CDS encoding chemotaxis response regulator protein-glutamate methylesterase, whose amino-acid sequence is MRWEAMAPYRVLVVDDSAFMRKIISDLILQDGQFEIAATASNGLEAVMMAAELKPDVMTMDLEMPKMNGLDALQLIMKAGPIPIIMLSGISEDNTRDTIKALQFGAFDFIRKPTVGTSGDDINHVGEQLLEKLKTAVLAKRSSRSVLAEGSAQKLASAELTQTADTLQGEAPSKPKPASKLVRGGLTDKPASPLTQAKSNTYASKTDKTTKTERTERGKPQSLGGKTIVPRAKEEPPAAAPSTKLKLSSTAHNPASKGKQAETFKHLVAIGTSTGGPRALHEVICSLPGSFPAPVLIVQHMPPRFTKSLAQRLDSFSELNVHEAEQGMRVAAGHAYIAPGGYHMELAKDGAGYFIRLTEAPQRNGHRPSVDVMFESLLSFKELERHAVVMTGMGSDGARGLKALLDNGAATTIAEAEETCIVYGMPRSAVECGAAQKVLPLQQIASKLVSAVIN
- a CDS encoding chemotaxis protein CheC, yielding MSGFDSFKAFELDVLKEVGNIGAGNAATALSKLLDKPVDMAVPKVSLLPFEEVAERVGGAEQIVLAVFLRVEGEAPGNMFFIIEEPAAKRMLNQMMSINHVESEGYSEMELSALCEIGNILAGSYLSSLADFTKLPMAPSVPSIALDMAGAILSYGLMQFGEMGDSALLIETTFIEDRQALEGHFFLIPDPDSFNKIFKALGVDLG